The window GTTACTAGAAATGTTGCTGGATGGCTGCGTGTGTGTTACCGCCTAAAGTACAGTTATCAACTTAATgagctcaatttttttttaagggtcTGTGAGAAGAAGTTCAAATAAAAACGGGCCCAAAAAAGTCAAAGCAGTGAAGGTGGTAAACGTAAGTGGGATATAATGACGTTAATTGTTTTCCTGGAGTCAGGGAATTTTTTTAAGGTTCTCTGGAATCCTCTCACTGTCCAAAATTGCTCACATAGAAGGTtccaaattgcccatatttAGCAATATAAATATCAGCTAAAACCTTATAATACCCACTGTAAATAACCAGGTAGGTGAATAGTTGATTACATTTTAATCTTTCTTCTTTGCCGTTAACAGTGCAATAGTAATTATTCTGTAATGCACATGTGATGACCACAGTGAGACTGACTCTCAAATTGTCATATTTATGATGCCTAAACCTAACTGCTAGAAAAAGCAATCAAAGTAAACAAAGGGAACAGGGCACAAACCACAGTCTCTAGGTTCACAGTCTTTAGTGACACCTGCCAGCAATCAGAACTTTATAGGAGCCTGCTACATCTAATATCCAAAGAATGTTTACAGATGCACTACCCAGCATTAACCATTAACAAAGATGTATAAACTGCATCTGCAGCTttactaaaaataataattagaaGAAAAATCTAGAAAATTAGCAAccatttttcttattgttgcATTGGACtggcatttttattttagcCATGCAGTCATACAGCACTTTCATTCCACTTTGGGTGGAAAAAAGTAGTTAATTTAACAaaaagtgcatgtctttgggagGAATTAGGGTAGGTGGAGGAAACTGCCACAGACGTGGCGAGCATTCACACACTCCAACAACAGACAGGCCCCTGGCTGACCAACCAGGTGATTTGAATCAGGAACttttttgctgtgaggcaacagtgctaaccactgcaccactgtgctcTCAGTAGGTTATTTAGTGCTTGTTAACAGTGCTGGGAAAACTCACAGATTAATGcaaagtcagttaaacttcaAGGGATACCAGTGGGCCAAGTTAGGACAATCTACACCTATGACAATCCTGCCTTAGTGCAAATCAAAGCGACAACAGGTGCACAAAAGAGGGGACAAGAAGACCATCCTCAAAAGGGAATGGTTTTGCCCATGGTGGCCACTGCGCTCTCCTTATCGCTCCACCACTGATTTTTCTctacttttgcttttttgtcaGTGTCCTCGTCACTGCTGGTAGCTTGAGATGGTAAATTAAGCCTATTGAGGTTTCAGAGGTAAACGAGTTTCTCCACAATGGCACATCTGTGCGTGCTGTCACAGGAATGTTTGCTGTATCTTCCAGCAGTATCAAAAGTATGGAAGAAAACACCAGGGGATGAGCCATTATATAGGAGAGACTACTTAAGTTTACCTAGTTCTCCATTATCCATTAATTAATGGTTATTACCATTCCAGTTTTAACATGACAACCTGCAACATAAATGCAATATAACAAATGCTAACCTTAACCTTTTAAGGAAATAATGGTTGCTGTGACAGAGCAGTAAGTGAGTGGCTCAAGAGTGCGTAAGTAGAGATATTGCTTACCTCTTTAAACTTGAATGAAACAAGTAAGCAAGTTTTCAAAGAAACATAACTTTTTCTCTCATTATTTCAGTACGTAGAATATATACACACCTATATAAAAACAGGCAAATGGACATTTGGGCATCATGCGTAGAAATGTGCAGCTCTTCTGGGTCCCCCACTCCAAAATAGGTGAGGAACGTAATTTAAAGAAATCGTAGGAAATGAAATGCAGTTTTAGCAAATGTTCGACTTTTGGTTCAAATGCTCGGCCATTCCTGAGCCCTGTGTTTGTAGTTCAATTCAACTGAATcttatagcaccaaatcacaacaacagtcagatCGAGATGCTTTATAtcgtaaggtaaagaccctacaataatattcTGTGCCCAGGGCtaagtttttaatgtttgttcaTGTTTGTAACATTAAATGCTGGTTTGCACTGTATTGTTCATTATTTAATTCAAACACTCTGCAGTTGATAAAAAGCCACATTCTGCCACCTAGTGTTCACATTCAGGGGGACAGGGGGAAAGCCCCCTTTACATTCATCTGCTGCCACATTTGTCATATTCACATTACGACGTTTAAATTCACAATTTTAGAACTTGGCAGCAGTGAATAAACAAGTCGTTTTCTCTCTATATGACTTTTGTGCGTGCGTGCTGACCACAGAGCAGCCCCCACACACTCCTCCTTACTTCAGAAAGAGCTGATCTGCAACTTCTCTGTAACCCAGAACAAAACGGAAGCAATTGTCCAGTGGGCGGGTTGTTTTCTACATTTTTCTTCTCcaaatgactgaaaatgagGGGCCGGCTCTGGAGCAATTGGTGCcgtaagcaaaaacaaactttgcaAGTCAAAGTAGTAATAGCTTGTGGAAAAATATCACCTTCAGCAGAGGGGTGTTGAAGAAAGGAGGTTAGGTtgcagagagtgtgtgtgtgtgtgtgtgagtgtgagggGGTTGGTGAGGCACTGGAGGAAGAGCGGGGGAGGCCAACTTGGATGCATGTGCTGCAAATTAGGCAGGCAGCCCCTCATGTTGGTAACAGCGGAGGAGGCAAGAGCGCGGGAGTTTCTGCACGGCTGCAGACTGCTGCTTGCACCTTGGGGGATGACTGACCCGGGTGCGAAAAGAGGGAAGCCAACACTAGGCTATGACGAACACTTGCTTGCCAgtggccccccaccccctctctcTTTAGCCCTATACGCAGCCCCTGGGGAACCCTTGCACGCACTTAAGCAGCCTCTGCATATCCACTCCCCGTGTGAGTCTTCAGTCGCTCTTTTCTTTAAACAAGACCTCCTTTCCCCTCTACATGTGTTTGAGGCCTGCCGtcccctcctcccctccctcGGCCACCGCGAAAAGGCTGTGCTTCATTTCGTTCTGGATGGGAGTCTACATTTGTTCTGAAAATAAGCAGCCAGCCTCATTTTGCAGGAATATGCACAAACGTCTTCAAGGTTTCACGCCTGATAAACACAGAAGCAGAGTTCTATTTCACTGCAACACTTGAATACACACTTCCACAAGAAGTACAAACAATACTATCCAGGTAATCTCTCTCCAGTCACACTCACACGCAGATAAATAACATTTCTGCACCACGGTTTGACACAGATTTGGAGTTTATTCACACATAACATACTACAGTGGGTAATGTATTCAAGAAACATTGAACAGCGCTGTCATatgacacaggaaaaaacaaaacaaaaacaacgaAAAAGACACCGAACCCTTTCTTTGCCATTATATAAAAATAGTGTTGCTACAAAAGTATAAATTAGGTTTACTAATAAGACAACTCAGATCTGAATCTACACAGGAAAATGCTGCCAAAGTGcgataaaaagacaaaatgaagaGAATCAAAACATACTTTTTTTGCGTTTTAGCAGAGtataaaaaggaagaaatacCTGTAAAATAGGATGAAAGCAACACTAATTTCTTAACCTGAATTGATAATACAGACTATAATCCATagttaaaacagaacagatCTCCATGTTAGCATTCTTATACCACATTTTAACAACCGAACTTTTATTATCTGAATAAGTTAAAAtcctgaaacaaaataaaacttacagctgatttcagttttctAGTAACAGTATCTAAGTTGAGTTTTCTATTATATCAAAACCTTCTGAAATGCTACTGTAGAAAAAGAGGTATAATGTTATTGGTGCTCCCTACTTTATCTCTGAAATGAAGGTGCCCCCTTGTGGCATAAAAACAGCAgttctcttgtatttacatAATACATCCTCTGAAAATGGATGATGTCAACCCATTAACACCAGTCCACAATCAGCACAGCTACTCCCACCTTGAAAGGTTAGAATTCAGTCCGGGGTTGCTTATCCAACTCCTAATGAGTGTCTTAAACATCAACTGAGAGCCAATATGATTCATTTCCATCTGATGACAGACACTGGCTTATAACGTTATATATCAGAACTCTTATTAAAAGCATGCATATCTTAGATATACTCGTTTAATCAACAAAAGAACGCTATTTCTACAGAAAATTAAGTTGACATCATTACGTCAACAATGGCATTTTGTCCCAGAGCATATCCTATTGAAAATACTTATTTAAAAACTCtaagaaaaaaatcccttcATCATTCAGTTGAGGATAACTTGAAACCACAAATCATTGTACAGTATTTTGACTATGTCTTTGACGAGCCTAAATTTTTGTATGAACATCTGATTTCCAATCTTTAAATTACAACACTACCTTCTGAGTACTGAGGTAAAACATTGGATTggtaattaaaaaattaaatacaatttacagcaatttttcttcttcttcctcttctttttttttgatttttttttaccaaaatatataaatatatatatttaaaaaaaacacattagatATATTAAGAAAACCATTATGGGGAAAAAAGCATTTATGAAATACTAAATCAAAGCTTGGAGGTAAGGAGGGCTACAGTCTATTAAAAAACATCTTGTGTAGTTATGAACAGTTTGTAATGCAGAGCCTTTGACCTTTAATTGACATAAGggttttaaagttttaatgcCACTAAAACAAAGATGACAAATGTTATGACATAAGTAAAAAGGGCATTCTGGTGTAATAAAAGAATCCGATGTCCAACCATAATCTGATAGTTGCTCCCTCTCTTTTCTTGCGTGTCTTTTTCTGTCATTCTTCACAAACTAAAAGGTTACAGTCACATTAACCTTATATTTAACTGTAAACTGCCCTTCACCAACCCTCGAAAAAGGACGTGATCTTTAGGTTCAAATGCGGATGATTAGCATCGATCGCTACGAGGATGACGGGGCAGCCTTTCAGTCAATAAGCACGATATGCAGAAGCATCAGAGTAGTGACATCAGTTCCAAATACAGTGTGTCAGTGTTTCGATTGGCCGGAAAAATGAACCGATTCAAGGTCAAAAGTGACactgaaacaggaaatgaatgtTTGAATGGACCTGTCGTACACAAGCAGCAGCTGAAATGAACGAGACACAATACTGAGAGGGAACACATGTATGTCTGTACCTGAAGTTGCCCGAGGGCTTAAAGTtgggcaaaaaaaaattaaatcatacactgtttgtttgttttttactcttaATCGTGTAATAAAGTGATATTTAGGTTGGCTGTTAGCATTTAAGAGGCAGGTGATGTAGCCCGAGGccctaaaacaaaataaaatacaaataaaatcagCCAAATGACAATTTTCAAAAAGAGTCTCTGATATCTACCACTGAGTCATTTCAGTATACGTTTATACAGTGGATACTTGTTACATGTGGATACTGTGCTACTGTAAAGATTATTACTGACCTCGTGGgaatgaaaaagatgaaagcacaCATGCTCAGTTAATCTGACATTTTGACAACGAGCACTTTAAAAGTACAGTGGTTGTCCATGAGTCGTTTGAGCACTGGGACACTGCTTTGTTTCCCTTTCTATgcgaataaaagaaaaagtaaagaaggCCATTAAACAGTAATATAAAGGCATGATGTTGGCTCTGACTGTAGGATTTAAGGTGATTGCATGAAAGAGACTTAAGGCCCAAAAAACAGAGATAACAAACCAGTACTCGACTAATTAGTACCAGAAGCAACAAACAAGATTTACAGTATAGCTTCCATTCATCCAAGTCATTTTAGGAGGTAAAAGCTCAAGTGTATGTATACTAGgatccataaaaaaataaataacttgaCATATGCATGCGTTGACTTTAGTAAATGCACAAGCAGAATTTGTCCTGTAAAAAATAAACCCTCAGTGTTTCTTCTCTTGTTTGTTGCGACTGGCACTAACTGTATTTGGGGTGGAACGTTTCACAAAAGTCACGGTTCAGTACGTACCTCGGCATTGAGGTCACAGTTTGGTTTCTTTTCGGTACAGTGAGGAAAAGTGGCGGTGCCTTCTTGGATATGGTCATTCCTGAGAAAATCCCATTGATTTTACAAACAAATAACTGAAAGAGTTTATCCTTGATAATTAACTGTAGGAGTGTGATGAGAACAGTCGGAAAAACTATGGCCTGTGGATAAAGCTTATTGCCTTAAAAATGGAAACGTGTAGCTCACAAAAGGAAGACAGCATGTATATATGAAATTATAAATGCGAAGCGCATAAGTCCCTACTGACAAGTCTTTTCAGActgagcttaaaaaaaaaatagacttaTAGGTGCAAACAAAGATTTATGCAAGTATCAATTAGCATTTTGCCTCCAAGCGACAGCCTTTCATCTGAGGGAAATGCAAAGGTAAAATGTCTTCAGTGTAAAAACAACTTACGCAATTCTTAATCGGCTACAGAGCTGAGTGATGTAGCAGTACTGGAAACTAACAATGAGATAGCATTATGTGACCCTTTTGACTATCACTGCTCGATATAATGTACGGATTAATCACGTTTTTTTAACTGCCTGTTAGGATATGGTACAGCTGAATGAAATCGAACCACAAACAGATTCTAATGTGATGTTTTCCTCTTTGTAGATGTATGAAAATCACTTGTAAAGAAAAGTCCACCAAAGATCAAGTTTATCATTTCGTCTCTTCTGTGCAAGTCAGTGAGTTTGACTTTTATATCTAGCAGCATAAGACTTGTAtctagaatgaaaacaaaacgtTGGATCACTTTTCTTTACCATTggtaacataaaaaaagaaaagcatcacacttgttttgtctgtgtttttctgctactttttacttttttaaatgaaaaagttGCATGCACTGCATGCGAATCATCTGCAGCTACATTTTAGGACACTGATGCAACCATCAAAGTCAACTGCAATGATTAAGCTCTCAGTTACCTGCCCGtggctgaatgtgctgaaaaataaacatttctatGACTTGTGATAATAAATGATAAACCTATTTGTCAGAGGTGCAATGGCAGTGAAGATCCAccgcttgatttttttttgtcatacaCCAATGAATATTACTTTAGAGATTGTAAATACCTGGTCAACTTTGACAGTCAATTTTCAGAGGTCTATGACAGGAGCTTCAAGCAATGAATGCTTTACCTGAAAATGTTGTCATCCAGTGAGAATAACAGCATTGTAGCCTTGTAGTAGTTTAGTTAATAGGCTGGAGTAAATCAAATCACTGGCTGTGACAAGACTAAACTCATCCTGCTTATGTGTGCATCCCAAACCGAGGGCAGAGTACCAAACAGGACAATCTTTTGAGAGTTACTGTTCCACCCCTACATTTTGGCCACAGTACTTAACAACTCCATAAAAAATATGTAATACGCCGTATTGTTTTATGGGTGTTTGCAACCTTAACAATGTGACTTTATCTTTAAATATTTGTCTCGAGAAGTATTTAATGTCCATACACATTTATGTTTACAGTTAGTCTAAacctaaaatatataaataatagtCTTGAGTCATTGGTTGGAGGTGAAGGTTTGGTTGATTAGGTTAGTTAGGTTTTCTTCTAGCCCATGTTAGAGTGAAGGAAAATTAGTTTGTTCATTTCCTCAGCAGTTACCTGCTGCCTCCTCTTCATAGCCAAGCTCTGCTCACACACAGTCACGCACTCTCTGCGTATGCCCACAGCAGGCACTGCAAGTAGCCACAGTGCCAGGCGAGCGAGCCTGGGGAACTTCTCGCCCACTGTTGAGCTCCAATACTGGAAGAGATCGGGTGCACCTTGGAGGAGAGGCTCAGCCAGGTATTGAAAAATCTCTTGTCTAACTTGGCTTTGGCTGTCATCGTTACCAGACACGGTGCAAGATGAGGAGGACCCGCGTGAGGGGCCACCattgtttccacttccctctaCTCGGCTTATTTTAGGAGTGGGGGGGCCATCGGCGTCCCGCTCGTCGCCACCTGAACCTCCACCGCCAGTGATACCACCATCCCTAGTTTCAGCAGCCATTTCGCACGCACGAGAGATTATGTCTTCATGCTGGTAGGCTGGCACTGAACGCAGCTTGAGCTGTGGGTCCAGGACCATAGCAACCTGGTGAGCTCGTTCAACCtggcaaaaaggaaaaaaattataCTGTCAGTACTTCCTCATAGAAAATACTCTACTTATCTTGTTGTTGTTAAACACTGTGTATTGTACAATCAAGATGCAAATATCAGGTGAAAtgaattttataaaataaaaactagaatTGCCACACAGAACAAGCCAGTTCTaatgtaacttatttaaattaagATAAAAGAAACATTCATTTAGCAATACAGAAGTTATTAAATGTAAGCAATACCAGTTTAATACCTTGAAGTTTTCCTTGAGTGCTTCTAGGAAATAGTGGCAGAGTTTGCTAGCTGTGCCGGTTCCAGCCTCTCCAGCTTTGGATGTGAAGAATTTCTCCAAGCGCAGGTAGACAGGCAGCACCTGCTGTAAAGTTGGTCTCCTCTGGCTGCTCAGCTCCAGAGCTGCCAGGCGCAGAGGTGCCAGCAGACAAGCCAGGGTGCCTAGCAGATGCTTGTTGAGACCTTGGAGGATCGGGGCTGTGGCCTTACTGCGGCCATAAGCCTCACAAATCTGTTCAAAGTGGGCATGGACCTGCAGGAGAGCTTCGGCCATACGATCCCAACAAGGAGGGGTGGGGCATTGTGCAGGGTTGCCCTGTGGACCTTCCTCAGTTGTGCTTGTGGATGTGTTGGTACACTGTTCATCACGGAGAACGAGTGTGGTAGAGGAGGAGATATCTCTGCATGTGGAGAGAAGCTCAGCCAGCTCATGAAGCCCTCGAGCCTGGAGGCTTCGCTTCCCAAGAACGGCCTGAACAACCGCACCGAGTGAGCATCCTGTGCAGCGCAAACATATCCGCCCCCGGCCCCCGCCTCCCAGTGGTGACCCTCCAAATCCTGCCGCCCACACTCTGGGCTCAGAGACATACACAGTGCGGATGTCTGACATCACAAACTCAGAAAGCACGTTCTGCACCCAGTGATGAACCTGTTCTGGCCCTTCCCTCAGCTCAGCCTCCCTTACACCAAGCACGTAACGCTTCAGTCTCGAGCCCTCCACCTGGTAGGCTGTTAGAACGTAGCAAGCGTCTGGGCCAGATGTCTGGGAGTGGCAGGTGACGGCGATGCCAAGCGAAGCATTTGAGCCTAGAGCACACGTGACCTTGACTTTTACTTGGTTGTACATGCGGGGCAGCTGCCGCAGTGCCAAGGCACTCATGTTGCCAAGAGCATCACGGGTTGAGTAGGCACCATGACGAGCACCCGTATCCACTAGGGTCTGTGCCAACTTCAGGAAGTCCTTGCTGTTGAGCACATTTAGCATGCTCAGATCTGAACACATTACCCGTAATAGGCGTTCAGCCACCTGCTGGCGCTCCTTCTCAGGTAGTCCATTATTCTCTGCCAGGACAGACAGCAGATGGATGGTTAGGAAAGCAGAACAAATGATAAGAAAGACAATTAGTGTTTATGTTTCTTTGGATATTCTGgcagaaacattaaaataagaaaaaggatATAAAAACAATCAGAGAGGGATTATGACATGGTGTGAAGTCATTGCAATCAAAGGGGAAAGCTACACAGAGCAGACACCACTGCTGCCTTTATTAATCAGAGACATAGATTACTTCTGTGTTAATGTTCCTAGTAGGCTTATTTAATAAACCAATGACATGATGAGAGCTACAGCATGAATGCAACATTACTGTACTTTCAAAGAGCTGTTGGCATAGTGCTCTAGTGCTACACAGAAAACAATCCAAATGtccaaaatgttttatttctgtttatttttacttattCAGTAGCGATAAAGGCAGAAAATGTTGTGAAAGAGACGGGTATGCAAGAAAATTGCCCAGTGGGATATTACATATGGGAAGCCTCTTAACCACTAGGCTTAATGAAGTTGCGGTACTTACGGGTGAGAGCATGGTTTCTCTGGGAGATACTTTGAGGCTGGATTTGTAGTTTAACTGAGGAATGGGCCTGAGCCTGAGAGCCTCTCCACAGCTGCTCCTGAGGACCCGATACTGAAGAGGTTTTGGGAGAGTCCCCTTTGGTGTGGTTCTCATTATCAGCTGTTGACAGAGAGATGGAAGAGCTGGCTGAGTTGTTAATGGAAAAAAGCACAAGTTCATTGTATTGAGTGGAAGAAAATGTAAAGATTAAAACCATGACACAAAACAACTGTCTTTAAAAGAACCAATAACTTGGCCTCCCTGTGGTTGACAAATTGcaccttaaaaataaataccacAAGTTAAAGAATTATTTTCCTAGTTGCTTCTCATTATAAGATCACACAGCGTTCCATCTATGGTAATTAATTTGCCAAAGTCAATCTCGgcaatattaaaaaaacctCATAAATCCAACTGATATATAATTTGTTTCACATCTGAATCTGACTAATAATCATACAATTCCAGCTGAAGACAGGGAACATGATTCATACTTAACAGGATAACTACGTACAGTTAAACACttaaatcattaaataaaaaaggcTCAAAGATAGATACTTTCTTGCTTTCCTGGTTTgcgtctttatttatttatttttgtgttagcAAGTTTTGCAAGAATATTTGGCTTAATTGCttaaaaactgattttcttcagaactgaacaaaaaaaaaaaatcagcattgaCATTTTATGattaactgaaaaaataaaagcagagcaGAGAATGCAGCTTTATTCTGTGCAGTCCTGGGAAACTAAGcacaccccatgattcagtagcctACAGAACCACTTTTAGCAGAAAGAACTTGAAGTCATCCTTTTCTGCATGACTTTATGTCTCTCACATCGCTGTGGAGAACCTCTGGCCCACTCTTTTTTGCAACATTGCTTTACTTCATTGAGGTTTGTAGGCATTTATCTTAAGGTCCCCCTACAACATTTCAGTTGGGTTAAGGTCTGGACTTTTTTTCAGCCGATCTGTTGCTGCTCTGATTGGTCTGTCAGTATATTGGTCTGCTGCGTCATGTTGCAGTTCACAGTTAACTTTATCACACCACAAGCACACCCACAAGTCCTGTAGCTGCAAAACAAGCTAAAATGATACAGGTATATCTGTATCTACCACAGTGTTTGACATTCAATTGAGGTGTTTGTGCAGATATGGCGTGTctgttttttttgccaaatgtgGTTCACTTGTGCATTACGGCCAAACATCTCCTCTTTCTTCTCATCTGTCCCaaggacattgtgtttttgtggctTGTTTAGATGCAAACGTCTCGACctaagctgtgctgtcatgctcttcttagagagaagaggctgtTTTCTGGCaaaccttccaaacaagccCTACTTATTCAGTCCTTTTCGAATTGTACTGTcataaactttaacatttaacatgataACTGTaaagtctgagatgtagcttttGGGTtaaactttttgggatttaccCCTGGAAAGTTTGTAGATGCAGTAAAGGTGTTTCTTGCAGGACTGCACAGAGTCTAGAGAAAACTCTCTTTTCacatggacagacagacagacagacacacacagtgacaaatGATGCATCAAATCTTTGCAACACTATTTCCAGCAAACTCAGATCCAGATCTGCAACAACCGTCATTATTGGCAGATATAGAAATATTATGTACAGTAACACGGAATACTAATTAAACAGTGGTGATATGTGATGAATGGCAGTTTTGAATGTATCGCAGCCACTGACACTGCGTTCACGTTACGTACTTTTTCTGCTGTCGTGCTTTACATGCATTTGTAGTCGTGGACTCACCAGCATGGGACTGCATGTGCTCCAGCAGGTTGTTGTAGAACTGGAACTGGATGCCACAGGCACCACAAGTGTACGGTtctaaaaaaatcacaattccCAGAAGAGTGTTGACTCTTTGTCAGAggcaaaaattaaaatatggtCTGTCCCTGATGTGCACTGGATTTCTGCAAAATACAGCAGCTCCAAAACTCAGGCACGCCAGTATGTGGTAAAAGTGACTCCTTTTGAAAAAGCATTTATGAAATCTATGATTTTTTTATAGAGATATTTAATACTTAACAGTGAGCCTAATAAAATGTTGCTGCCCAAAGGAGGCAATGCCAAGTTGTCAGATGTCAGTAAAGACTAACAATGGGCATCTTGATCAGACACTTTCTTGTTATAGTCaagccaaaagaagaaaaatatatcACCACAATTACATAAAGAAAGATTTTCACTAAATaacaacagattaaaaaaaaaaaatcaaggaaaatggcaaAATAAGCAAGGTGCGTGCTTACATGCATATATTTGTTTAAGGCAGAGAGGTGTGGTTAGACTTACTCTGTGCTGTAGAGAAAGAAGTGGCCACCAGAGGGCTTGGCGTTCCTGTTAACAGGAGGACAGGAGGGGGAGGAATTTAAAACTACAGAGACAGTGGACCAATCTGCATCACTCATTTCCCTTCCTCATTTTATCACCGCATTAATATagcttcatttatttgtttattttatttttatgcattcATATTGTGTTTACTTTGAATACAATGGaacacaacagaaaaataaagcaatttaCTAAACCTTGGAAAGATAGATAATATTGTATTGATTCTTTAAAAAGCAACTAAAGTGCTCCGTGTTCACACCTAAACATTAAAAGACATACCAGATTTACATATAGCCCTTATGTTCTTTGACATAATCTTCTTGTTTATGGATATACCACTCAAAATGCTCCTCCCACACTTATGGTACATGTCAACTGAGTGTTTTTATAGGTGAGGAATTGCTTTGCAAGCCACCAGACTGAGACAAAATAGAATAGACTGACAGGTGCCGTCCCTCTTTTCCAGCCTCGTCCAGCTGTGCAAACACTGAGCAAACGCCTGATTGGATGAAACTAACATGGCAGCTTGTTTGCCATGAAGTGTTCTCTTCATAAATGAAAACAGTCCAACATATAGGAAAAAGAT is drawn from Pelmatolapia mariae isolate MD_Pm_ZW linkage group LG7, Pm_UMD_F_2, whole genome shotgun sequence and contains these coding sequences:
- the znf618 gene encoding zinc finger protein 618 isoform X1 → MSAQESPNPGKEQAEGGSAATDAPAKKTTSSPPVTVKKEPGTSETSNGKVSDPNPAEICVVIGGNGGASGGGSRRAQSEGMFALGTPPPTKSTDSCIGSYVCGVCGKKYKYYNCFQTHVRAHRESDAMVGDGLPQTPNSSFRYSCDICGKKYKYYSCFQEHRDLHAVDDPYEQVVLPVDGLKEEEPVEPYQKIGPREKALAHLYRDSGFSRQQHVPLKTLLAVFAETGSYVCEFCGKQYKYFNPYQEHVALHTPMGSFDLKTSRVQECGSMDMSKFGHSQTGKIKNSPFRRKLESAIQSSLVDTNSSQNSSGTPSPLVATSFSTAQKPYTCGACGIQFQFYNNLLEHMQSHAADNENHTKGDSPKTSSVSGPQEQLWRGSQAQAHSSVKLQIQPQSISQRNHALTQNNGLPEKERQQVAERLLRVMCSDLSMLNVLNSKDFLKLAQTLVDTGARHGAYSTRDALGNMSALALRQLPRMYNQVKVKVTCALGSNASLGIAVTCHSQTSGPDACYVLTAYQVEGSRLKRYVLGVREAELREGPEQVHHWVQNVLSEFVMSDIRTVYVSEPRVWAAGFGGSPLGGGGRGRICLRCTGCSLGAVVQAVLGKRSLQARGLHELAELLSTCRDISSSTTLVLRDEQCTNTSTSTTEEGPQGNPAQCPTPPCWDRMAEALLQVHAHFEQICEAYGRSKATAPILQGLNKHLLGTLACLLAPLRLAALELSSQRRPTLQQVLPVYLRLEKFFTSKAGEAGTGTASKLCHYFLEALKENFKVERAHQVAMVLDPQLKLRSVPAYQHEDIISRACEMAAETRDGGITGGGGSGGDERDADGPPTPKISRVEGSGNNGGPSRGSSSSCTVSGNDDSQSQVRQEIFQYLAEPLLQGAPDLFQYWSSTVGEKFPRLARLALWLLAVPAVGIRRECVTVCEQSLAMKRRQQVTAEEMNKLIFLHSNMG